A DNA window from Bacteroidales bacterium contains the following coding sequences:
- the gap gene encoding type I glyceraldehyde-3-phosphate dehydrogenase — protein sequence MGKIKVGINGFGRIGRLVFRVAAEMPEFEVVGINDLIDVDYIAYMLKYDSTHGRFKGTVEVKDGNLIVNGSAIRVTAERNPADLKWDAVGAEYVIESTGLFLTKESAQGHINAGAKKVIMSAPSKDDTPMFVMGVNHKKYSSDMDFVSNASCTTNCLAPIAKVLNDKFGIVEGLMTTVHATTATQKTVDGPSMKDWRGGRGAGQNIIPSSTGAAKAVGKVIPELNGKLTGMAFRVPTPNVSVVDLTVRLDKGASYKEVCAAMKEASEGELKGVLGYTEEAVVSNDFLGELCTSFFDAGAGIGLNDNFVKVVSWYDNEMGYSAKVVELLLHMNSVDHA from the coding sequence ATGGGAAAAATTAAAGTTGGTATTAACGGATTTGGCCGGATCGGACGATTGGTCTTCAGAGTAGCTGCTGAAATGCCTGAGTTTGAAGTGGTAGGCATCAATGATCTGATCGACGTGGATTATATCGCCTATATGCTCAAATATGACTCTACTCACGGTCGTTTCAAGGGAACTGTTGAGGTTAAGGACGGGAACCTTATTGTAAATGGTTCTGCCATCAGGGTGACTGCAGAAAGGAATCCTGCAGATCTGAAGTGGGATGCCGTCGGAGCCGAGTATGTGATAGAATCCACCGGACTGTTCCTTACGAAAGAGAGTGCGCAGGGCCATATCAATGCCGGAGCAAAAAAAGTGATTATGTCTGCTCCCTCCAAAGATGATACTCCCATGTTTGTGATGGGAGTAAATCATAAGAAGTACAGCAGCGATATGGACTTTGTATCTAATGCTTCCTGTACCACCAACTGCCTGGCTCCGATTGCCAAGGTGTTAAACGATAAGTTTGGCATTGTGGAAGGTCTGATGACCACCGTACATGCCACCACAGCTACCCAGAAAACCGTTGACGGACCCTCCATGAAGGACTGGAGAGGCGGACGCGGGGCCGGACAGAATATCATTCCCTCCTCTACCGGTGCTGCCAAAGCGGTTGGGAAAGTAATTCCCGAGCTGAACGGGAAGCTCACTGGCATGGCCTTCAGGGTTCCCACCCCCAACGTATCTGTGGTTGACCTCACTGTCCGCCTGGACAAAGGGGCTTCCTATAAGGAAGTATGTGCCGCTATGAAAGAGGCCAGCGAGGGTGAACTGAAAGGTGTTCTCGGTTATACAGAAGAAGCGGTTGTATCCAATGACTTCCTGGGTGAATTATGTACTTCATTTTTCGATGCAGGTGCCGGGATCGGCCTGAATGACAATTTCGTGAAAGTTGTCAGCTGGTACGACAACGAAATGGGTTATTCTGCCAAAGTTGTAGAGCTTCTGTTACACATGA